Below is a genomic region from Candidatus Gorgyraea atricola.
AATGGATGTAAATAGATTTATAGAGGTGGTTACACCTTTTGTTAAAGGCGAATATGACGCGGCATGGTTTAAAAAGCTTGCCCAGCTTTACCACCCTCGGGTGAAGACCCTTGTTGAATTTAAAGAAGAACTCGATATCTTTGTATCTGACGAGGTGAATTATAGAGAAGAGGCAAAGGAAAAGTTTTTGAAAAAAGAGGGAGTTTTAGATATACTAAAGTTAGCTAGAGAACGCCTGGAAAGAATAGAAGATTTCAGCCCTGAAAAAATAGAGGCTGAGATGAGGGCCCTCATGAAGGATTTGAATATCAAGGGCGGGGATTTAATACATCCTTTAAGAGTCGCAGTTACAGGCAAGAGTGTTTCAGCAGGCATCTTTGAGGTCCTGGCGATTTTAGGTAAAGAGAAAACCATAAGAAGACTAGAGAAAGTTATCCACACAGTAGGGCAGGTTTAAACCTGCCCTACAATAGGTATATTATGCAAGAGAAGAGAAGGTTTGTAAGGATCCAGTGGCCAGTTATCGTGCTTTACACTACGCTTGAGGAGCCCTTTACCGAGGATCAGATTGTTGGCAAAGATATAAGTGAAGGTGGGGTCTCTTTTGTTGTCTATGAGAGACTTGCTAAAGGCACAAAACTCAACATGCAGATCCAGACTCCTTTTGATTCATTGCCTATATTCGCAAATGGCAAGGTAGCATGGATTAGAAATACAGGCCAGGAACACGAGAAGACATTTGAGGTAGGTGTGGAGTTTACCAGGGTCGACCCAAAAGACCAAAACCGCCTTAAGATATATATAG
It encodes:
- a CDS encoding PilZ domain-containing protein, whose amino-acid sequence is MQEKRRFVRIQWPVIVLYTTLEEPFTEDQIVGKDISEGGVSFVVYERLAKGTKLNMQIQTPFDSLPIFANGKVAWIRNTGQEHEKTFEVGVEFTRVDPKDQNRLKIYIANEIRERKQ